The Kiritimatiellia bacterium genome contains a region encoding:
- a CDS encoding DUF4159 domain-containing protein, with amino-acid sequence MAKLLKTCPPVFRLCAYQRFASAIICFCLCAAARAQTGAELYGRDIYWNATPNDINNLLRSMKDQVDAHFHMDVRTLDEISVDPEQNPVLYRTGHYRFEFTRAERQRLRRYLLAGGMMIFNTGLGSLPFYQSAVKELGEIFPEQPLQRLTADHPVFHSYYDVDRVQYAPAVSAAGYQGFAPWFDAVEINCRVVALVSRWGMAVGWEGNVQKDYQAYLPESAFKLGVNILTYASSMRAWAKNAAQSMKFINKDEPLSDTVAVAQVQYDGVWKTRHAGLSVLLQTFNRRTGIPVRFGLREMRLTDPDIFSAPLLYITGHEHFELKPAEITALRKYLQNGGFLFGEACCGRRGFDLAFRKMMKSVLPRHFLQPIPGEAGILKEPNNAQQAGVTPALMQETGAASIMPRLEGIELDGYYAVIYSPFALAGGWEMSQSPYARGYNDESAIRIGQNILMYSVTH; translated from the coding sequence CGCGGAGTTATACGGCCGGGACATCTACTGGAACGCCACGCCCAACGATATCAACAACCTGTTGCGCAGCATGAAAGACCAGGTGGACGCGCATTTTCATATGGATGTGCGGACGCTGGACGAAATCAGCGTTGATCCCGAACAAAACCCGGTACTTTACAGGACCGGGCATTACCGTTTTGAATTCACCCGCGCCGAGCGGCAACGCCTCCGCCGTTATCTGCTGGCCGGCGGCATGATGATCTTCAATACGGGGCTGGGCTCGCTGCCCTTTTATCAGTCGGCGGTCAAGGAACTCGGTGAAATTTTCCCGGAACAGCCCCTGCAGCGCCTTACCGCGGACCATCCTGTTTTTCACTCCTATTATGACGTGGACCGCGTGCAATATGCGCCGGCCGTGTCCGCGGCGGGTTATCAAGGCTTTGCGCCCTGGTTTGACGCCGTTGAAATAAACTGCCGCGTGGTCGCCCTGGTTTCCCGCTGGGGTATGGCGGTGGGTTGGGAAGGCAATGTGCAGAAAGATTATCAGGCCTATCTGCCGGAATCCGCTTTTAAACTGGGCGTTAATATTCTCACCTACGCATCCTCAATGCGCGCCTGGGCAAAGAACGCCGCGCAGTCCATGAAATTCATCAACAAGGACGAGCCCTTGAGCGATACGGTGGCGGTCGCGCAGGTTCAATATGATGGCGTATGGAAAACGCGCCATGCGGGACTGTCGGTTCTCCTGCAGACCTTTAACCGGCGCACCGGCATTCCCGTGCGGTTCGGCCTGAGGGAAATGCGCCTGACTGATCCCGATATTTTTTCGGCGCCGCTGTTGTACATCACCGGCCACGAACACTTTGAGCTCAAACCGGCGGAAATAACGGCATTGCGCAAGTACCTGCAAAACGGCGGTTTTCTGTTCGGCGAGGCGTGTTGCGGCCGCCGCGGATTTGACCTTGCGTTTCGCAAGATGATGAAATCCGTCCTGCCCCGGCATTTCTTGCAGCCGATTCCGGGCGAAGCCGGCATTCTGAAAGAGCCGAATAATGCGCAGCAGGCGGGCGTCACGCCGGCTTTGATGCAGGAAACGGGCGCGGCCAGCATCATGCCGCGGCTTGAAGGCATTGAGCTTGACGGTTATTATGCCGTGATTTACAGCCCGTTTGCGCTGGCCGGGGGGTGGGAAATGTCCCAAAGTCCTTATGCCCGCGGCTATAACGACGAAAGCGCGATAAGAATAGGGCAGAACATCTTGATGTATTCCGTTACGCACTAG
- a CDS encoding DUF58 domain-containing protein, which yields MPTGMSKFSAKDRKREPPSASAGIARFLSPEERHKLSRLMLLSRYVVEGNLAGAHRSPLRGPSSEFADHKAYALGDDPKHIDWRVLARTDRFYIKRYDDETNLRVYISLDRSASMNYGSAGLTKFDYACRLAAALGYVVVKSRDSVGLFLHAEKVDVRLGARNSLRHLNDLLKQVQAHPPASGTAVGETLHEIAASVRRRALIVVISDLLGDEKTLHAALARLRKQHHDVIVLHVLDPAEIDLSFKQNCEFIDLETGEKLNVNPRSLAPSYREVFGAFLERHRQACASLRIDYRLVRTDQPLDIFVRAYLQERRKLSK from the coding sequence ATGCCGACCGGAATGTCAAAGTTCTCCGCGAAGGACCGCAAACGCGAGCCGCCCTCTGCCTCCGCGGGTATCGCCCGCTTTCTGAGTCCCGAGGAAAGGCACAAGCTCAGCCGCCTCATGTTGCTTTCCCGTTATGTTGTGGAAGGAAACCTGGCCGGCGCCCACCGCAGTCCGCTCCGCGGACCGAGCTCCGAATTCGCCGATCACAAGGCCTATGCCCTTGGAGACGACCCGAAACACATTGATTGGCGCGTGCTCGCCCGCACCGACCGTTTTTATATCAAGCGCTACGACGATGAAACAAACCTGCGCGTGTACATTTCCCTGGATAGAAGCGCCTCCATGAACTACGGCAGCGCGGGCCTGACAAAATTTGACTATGCCTGCCGGCTGGCCGCGGCGCTCGGCTATGTGGTGGTCAAGTCCCGGGATTCGGTCGGGCTGTTTCTGCATGCCGAAAAAGTGGATGTCCGCCTGGGCGCCAGAAATTCACTGCGCCACCTGAACGACCTGCTCAAGCAGGTGCAGGCGCATCCGCCCGCTTCCGGCACGGCCGTCGGCGAGACTCTCCACGAAATCGCCGCTTCCGTCCGTCGCCGGGCGCTGATCGTTGTCATATCCGATTTGCTCGGGGACGAGAAAACGTTGCATGCCGCCCTGGCCCGCTTGCGCAAGCAGCATCACGACGTCATCGTCCTGCACGTGCTGGATCCGGCGGAAATAGACCTTTCCTTCAAGCAAAACTGCGAATTTATTGATCTGGAAACGGGCGAGAAGCTCAATGTGAATCCGCGGAGCCTCGCCCCTTCTTACAGGGAGGTTTTCGGCGCCTTCCTGGAACGGCACCGGCAAGCCTGCGCTTCGCTGCGCATTGATTACCGTCTGGTCAGAACGGACCAGCCCCTTGACATTTTTGTCAGGGCATACCTCCAGGAACGCCGTAAACTCTCCAAATAG
- a CDS encoding VWA domain-containing protein encodes MFGAPLFLIAALAGAFVPLILHLLQKKKTVSQVFPTLRFLKIADRHSSRRIRMENLLLWLLRTLIMVLLGLAFAMPMLRAGGLGFLGRTARDVAIVLDASYSMLYQVGQKTVWERALEAAADIIKGLDANDRFCIYLALENPGALIAEPVGDRARGLAQLEGLKPGYDTSCLAAALAAAHDALKKVPRRRERELHILTDNQALAWKGFTEQAAGETTTGQMAAAVSAPRRSGRWDPGAVDKRTACFVGLLGAASPANIAPRDIALVPPATFAGSPARLIARIGCSGDAPETTLSLCINEKEIARRTGRTGGAGLATTSFVVPPLPAGVHAARVESPADNLPIDNVFHFLIRVMDQLPALCVGHERDTVFLRAALQAGAGGTPPRRILPEQLAEEKNLGAYSCIFLVNALPLSGQIITALERYVSGGGLLVFFPGSRGSLEDYRAWDCLPGVPSEIMSFSSSESGRTLNWGQAQHPLLHTLRESMASPRLSVQRALAWKKTHSGAQALISAGPGRPFLLQRDYSQGSVLMFSVGADRAWSNFPLSPFFLPLVMQIVEYSGGVGAQSPFVWCGESLALDEILPGAAADTALLDPEGRPVSIRGVTQAGRAAVYAAALELPGIYRLAPSGGRESSAPALAANFSRAESDLTPVDPGRLASLLGIKNLYTVTDRETLQRAIREHRVGRTYGEHLLFIALLLIGIEFFYANMLSRKKPDLSGLLGLTSAGKLNGKSAAGAKARRGEAGSDII; translated from the coding sequence ATGTTCGGGGCACCGTTATTTCTGATCGCGGCCTTGGCCGGCGCCTTTGTTCCCCTGATACTGCATCTGTTGCAGAAGAAAAAAACGGTTTCCCAGGTGTTTCCCACGCTCCGCTTTCTGAAAATCGCCGACCGGCATTCTTCACGCCGGATCCGGATGGAGAATCTGCTCCTGTGGCTTTTGCGCACGCTTATCATGGTTCTGCTCGGTCTGGCTTTTGCCATGCCGATGCTGCGGGCCGGAGGACTCGGCTTTCTCGGACGCACGGCGCGGGATGTCGCCATTGTCCTTGACGCTTCCTACAGCATGCTTTATCAGGTCGGCCAGAAGACGGTCTGGGAGCGGGCGCTGGAGGCGGCCGCCGACATAATCAAGGGGTTGGACGCGAACGACAGGTTTTGTATTTATCTGGCCTTGGAAAATCCCGGCGCCCTGATCGCCGAGCCCGTGGGTGACCGGGCGCGCGGCCTCGCCCAACTTGAGGGCCTGAAGCCCGGCTATGACACATCCTGCCTGGCCGCCGCCCTCGCGGCTGCCCATGACGCGTTGAAGAAGGTTCCGCGCCGCCGCGAGCGAGAACTGCACATTCTTACCGATAATCAGGCTCTGGCCTGGAAGGGGTTTACGGAGCAGGCCGCGGGGGAAACGACCACGGGCCAAATGGCCGCGGCCGTCTCCGCCCCGCGCCGTTCCGGGCGCTGGGACCCAGGCGCCGTGGATAAACGCACCGCGTGTTTCGTGGGCCTGCTGGGAGCGGCATCGCCCGCCAATATCGCGCCCCGCGACATTGCGCTGGTCCCCCCGGCAACCTTCGCCGGCTCGCCGGCGCGGCTTATCGCGCGGATTGGATGCAGCGGTGACGCGCCGGAGACGACCTTGTCGCTTTGTATCAATGAAAAAGAAATTGCCCGCCGGACCGGCCGGACCGGCGGGGCCGGTCTCGCAACGACCTCGTTTGTTGTTCCGCCGCTGCCCGCCGGCGTGCACGCCGCGCGCGTTGAATCGCCGGCCGATAACCTTCCGATAGACAATGTCTTTCATTTCCTGATCCGCGTCATGGACCAATTGCCCGCGCTTTGCGTGGGCCATGAGCGCGATACGGTATTTCTGCGCGCCGCGCTCCAGGCCGGGGCGGGCGGCACGCCGCCGCGCCGGATCTTGCCGGAACAACTTGCCGAAGAAAAAAATCTCGGCGCTTACTCCTGCATTTTCCTGGTCAATGCCCTGCCGCTGTCCGGCCAGATTATAACCGCGCTTGAGCGTTATGTTTCCGGCGGGGGCCTCCTTGTTTTTTTCCCGGGTTCGCGCGGCAGTCTTGAGGATTACCGGGCATGGGACTGCCTGCCGGGCGTCCCGTCGGAAATCATGAGTTTTTCCAGTTCGGAAAGCGGCCGGACGCTGAACTGGGGGCAGGCCCAGCATCCTCTTCTGCACACTCTGCGCGAGAGCATGGCCTCCCCGCGATTGAGCGTTCAGCGCGCTCTGGCCTGGAAAAAAACGCATTCCGGCGCACAAGCGCTGATCTCGGCGGGACCCGGGCGGCCTTTTCTCCTCCAGCGCGATTACAGCCAGGGCAGCGTGCTGATGTTCAGCGTCGGCGCGGACCGCGCCTGGAGCAATTTCCCGCTTTCGCCTTTTTTCCTGCCGCTGGTGATGCAGATTGTTGAATACAGCGGCGGAGTGGGCGCTCAGTCTCCTTTTGTGTGGTGCGGCGAATCCCTGGCGCTTGATGAAATCCTGCCGGGCGCGGCCGCCGATACGGCGCTGCTGGATCCGGAGGGCCGCCCCGTTTCAATACGCGGCGTGACGCAGGCCGGGCGCGCAGCCGTCTACGCGGCGGCGCTTGAACTGCCGGGAATATACCGGCTGGCCCCTTCCGGCGGCCGCGAATCGTCCGCGCCCGCCCTGGCGGCGAATTTTTCGCGCGCCGAATCCGACCTGACCCCCGTAGACCCAGGCCGTCTTGCCTCCCTTCTCGGAATAAAAAACCTTTACACTGTTACCGACCGCGAAACATTACAGCGCGCGATACGGGAGCACAGGGTCGGCAGGACTTACGGCGAGCATTTGCTCTTTATCGCGTTGCTTTTGATCGGCATTGAATTTTTCTATGCCAACATGCTCTCGCGCAAGAAACCGGATTTGAGCGGTCTGCTGGGACTGACCAGCGCCGGCAAGCTGAACGGAAAGAGCGCGGCCGGCGCCAAGGCGCGCAGGGGGGAGGCCGGAAGTGATATTATTTGA